The Pseudomonadota bacterium genomic interval AAGGCGCCCAGGTATTGGGCATATCGGATGTCGCCTATCGCAAGCGTCTTTCGCGTGCGAAGCGCCGGCTTGTCGACTTCATGGCGGGACACTGCGGGTTGGTTAACACCGAAGCTGCGTGCCGTTGTCACCGGCGTATCGACTGTGCCGTGGAGCAGGGTGTTGTTAGACACGAAAAACTGCTGTTTGCCGGTGATTCGAAAGATGCTGAGGCGGCCAACGCCAGCGTTGCAGAGCTTTCGGCTCTGCAACGCGCGGTGGCGGTTTATCGATCTAATCCGCAGTTCGATGCACCAAAAGAACCACTGGAAACACTCAAACCGCTGTTTAACGGACAGGCGCTGAAGTGCTTGCAATGACAAGACTTCAGGCCGCCGGTTCCGGAATCGCTACGTGTTGATGCGTGACCCGAGTGGTGTTTGTTTCTATTAGCCGCGGCGGTGTTCGGATGAACGTAATCGATCAAGAGGACAGTACAAGATGCGAAAGGCGGATCGTCTTTTCCAGGTCGTGAACATCATTCGGGCTCATCAACCCGTTACGGCTACCGCGCTCGCGGAACGGCTCGGTGTTTCGATTCGAACGATTTATCGCTATATCGACGATCTTTCAGTGAGCGGGATACCGATCTATGGGGAGCCAGGGGTTGGATATTCAATGCAAGAAGACTTTGAGCTGCCGCCTCTAACGTTGACTGCGGATGAGCGCGATGCACTGAGCGTCGCCGTCAGCATGCTCTCGCGATCGACCGGCGACGCATTCCACTCCGCCGCAAGATCGCTGCTTTCGAAAATCGACGCCGTGATACCCCGTAAGATCCCGTCGTTGGACGACCAAGCAATTCGCTCTCTGGCGGAGCCGTTGTCCAGTGGGCAAATGTCCCGTTGGGATCAATTGCGTGAGGCCATTCGAGCGGAACACGCTGTTCGTATTGACTATGTCAGCCTTCGCGGCGTGTCATCACAACGCGACATATTCCCGTTGGGTTTATTCTACTGGGGTGGGAAATGGACGCTGGGCGCATGGTGTTTCTTACGCGGAGCTTATAGAGACTTTCGTGTCGATCTCATTAACGCCATCGAATCGGTTTCAACCCCGCTTCCGCCGAAGCACGCGATCAATCTCGTGGCCTACATGGCGCATCAAGCTGGCGATAGGGTGGCGTGAACTTCTTACTGACAAGTCGTTGTCAGTAGACCGGGTGGAAACTGGCGCTCCTCAGTCATTACATAGGAGCGCTGATATGGAAAACACCCACGTATTAGAAGTTGCCATTTTCAAGGTTAAGCCGGAATACGCCCCGGATATGCCGCGTCTTCGGGAAGACTTACGCGAGGCCCTGAAAGGCTTTCCCGGAGTGATCGAGTTTTGTGGATACAGTCCCATCGATTCGGATTCGTATGCTGATATCGTCAAGTGGGATGCCCATGAAAACGCACTGGCTGCAGCCGAGGCGTTTGAAAACGGCGATCCCAGATTTCTTCCCTACATGACGGCCATCGAAGAAATCACGTTCATGGGCCATTTTGTGCCGCAGAGAAGCTGACGATCATGCGGTCGGAAGATCTCTTTTTGGAGCCCGACTGACCAAGGCGTCAGTCGCTATCCGGGACGGGCCGGGCGGTGCGTTGCTTCACTAGCCTGTGCCCAAATCCCGTGCCGCTGGAGTGGGAGCCTCGGACCGGACCGCGCTATCTTCGGTAGCGTTTGTCTCGCGAGCTCGCCACAGCCCGGCTAACAAACTACCGATGAGACAGTGAAACACGCTTGAGATCGCGCTGGGTATCGCGGCCGCCGGGTCAGTGAGATTGTTCTTTGCCAGTACGGCACCCAAGCCGGAGTTTTGCATGCCGACTTCCACCGAGATCGTTCGCGTCGCCTGGGTGTTTTTGGTCAACGCCGCCGCCAACACGTAAGCAACGCCAAACCCTAGCACGTGCAGGCTCAGCACGGCTGCCACCAAGCTCGCGCCCGAGGTCAATATCATCTCCCGCCCGGAGCCGATGATGCTGGCAACGATCAAAACGATAGCGACCACCGCGATGGCCGGGGCGATGGGCTGAACACGGTCGGTTACGCGCGATGCATATCGGTTGAGAATCACCCCGAGGGTGACCGGCAGCAACACCACCTGCACGGTGTTTACAAACAAGCCCCAGGCGCTGATGTCGACGCGAGCCCCCACCAATATCGAAGTTAATGTCGGCGTTAGAACCACGGCCGCAAGGGTGGAGAGCGCCGTCATCGTGACCGATAGCGCCACATTGGCTCGGGCGAGAAAACAAATTACGTTAGAGGCTGTGCCCCCAGGGCAGCACGCGACCAAAATCAACCCCGCCGCCAGGAAAGACGGTAGATCGAACACGTAGCCCAATCCCCAGCCAAACGTCGGCATCAGGCCGAATTGCAAGAGGATGCCTAAAAGCACCCACCCGGGAAAGCGCGCGATGTTTTTGAAATCCTCGAGCCGGAGAGTAAGGCCCATGCCCAGCATAATGACTCCAAGCCCAGCG includes:
- a CDS encoding bile acid:sodium symporter family protein, with product MSLFTNAFPLWVLTASGLALIKPELFTWFSGFYITAGLGVIMLGMGLTLRLEDFKNIARFPGWVLLGILLQFGLMPTFGWGLGYVFDLPSFLAAGLILVACCPGGTASNVICFLARANVALSVTMTALSTLAAVVLTPTLTSILVGARVDISAWGLFVNTVQVVLLPVTLGVILNRYASRVTDRVQPIAPAIAVVAIVLIVASIIGSGREMILTSGASLVAAVLSLHVLGFGVAYVLAAALTKNTQATRTISVEVGMQNSGLGAVLAKNNLTDPAAAIPSAISSVFHCLIGSLLAGLWRARETNATEDSAVRSEAPTPAARDLGTG
- a CDS encoding YafY family protein, which encodes MRKADRLFQVVNIIRAHQPVTATALAERLGVSIRTIYRYIDDLSVSGIPIYGEPGVGYSMQEDFELPPLTLTADERDALSVAVSMLSRSTGDAFHSAARSLLSKIDAVIPRKIPSLDDQAIRSLAEPLSSGQMSRWDQLREAIRAEHAVRIDYVSLRGVSSQRDIFPLGLFYWGGKWTLGAWCFLRGAYRDFRVDLINAIESVSTPLPPKHAINLVAYMAHQAGDRVA